In a genomic window of Trichoderma atroviride chromosome 4, complete sequence:
- a CDS encoding uncharacterized protein (EggNog:ENOG41), with protein MSSLVFYPTSPKEALVKEFVGKSIADVPTPAAVMNVAAARRNCERMLEAAKKLDLGWRAHVKTHKTVELTRLQVGEDLSRPANLIVSTLSEAEFILPLLEEYKKKGREVNFVYGLPISKGAVPQLAEVVKVLGEGSISILLDDPAQLEAAAELKKQSGVAPLAHIKIDMGGRRAGVVESSERFVEVADAALEAHKAGSLILSGLYSHAGHSYGGG; from the exons atgtctTCACTCGTCTTCTACCCAACCTCGCCCAAGGAGGCGCTGGTCAAGGAATTCGTGGGCAAGTCGATTGCCGACGTGCCCACGCcggcggcggtgatgaacgttgcggcggcgaggcggaATTGCGAGCGGATGCTGGAGGCTGCGAAGAAGCTTGATTTGGGGTGGAGGGCGCATGTGAAGACGCACAAG ACGGTTGAGTTGACGAGACTGCAAGTTGGAGAGGATCTGTCGAGGCCGGCGAATTTGATTGTCTCGACGTTGTCCGAGGCAGAGTTTATTTTGCCCTTGTTGGAGGAGtataagaagaaggggagGGAGGTGAAC TTTGTCTACGGCCTACCCATCTCCAAGGGAGCAGTGCCTCAGTTGGCGGAAGTTGTCAAAGTTCTCGGCGAGGGCAGCATCTCGATTCTCCTGGACGATCCTGCACAGCtggaggctgcggcggagctgaagaagcagtcTGGCGTTGCGCCGCTGGCTCATATCAAGATTGATATGGGAGGACGCCGAGCTGGCGTTGTGGAGAGCAGTGAACGGTTTGTGGAGGTTGCTGATGCGGCGTTGGAGGCGCACAAGGCTGGGAGCTTGATTCTCTCGGGGCTGTATTCACATGCTGGGCATTCTTACGGGGGGGGATAG
- a CDS encoding uncharacterized protein (EggNog:ENOG41~SMCOG1137:Major facilitator superfamily MFS 1~TransMembrane:10 (i15-34o40-63i75-95o107-127i148-168o174-193i214-234o240-263i275-298o304-328i)~antiSMASH:Cluster_4.4), translating to MVVGVVSGPLFDAGYFYALLPTGTFLVVLGMMMTSLSTKYYQIMLAQGICVGIGAGFLFVPSVALLPQYFHKRRALANGVAASGSSIGGVLIPIMFRQLEIRIGFPWATRVIAFLSLSTCAISIGVMRQRFRPKEKRALLQLSAFREAQYSLFCLACFLGFLGFYNFLVYVQPFAIDAGIVDANLGFYLLAILNATSTFGRFGPNFVADYIGSLNVLCPALTITAVLAYCWIAVNSTSAIIALSALYGFFSGGFVSLIAVVMMEITPDISTLGTRLGMCFALESIGLLIGTPIGGTIISRTGSYLGVQLFCGSCLAACAVILITIRLLRSGPTLMYKT from the coding sequence ATGGTAGTCGGCGTCGTCAGTGGCCCGCTCTTTGACGCAGGATACTTTTATGCGCTTTTACCAACCGGCACTTTTCTCGTTGTGCttgggatgatgatgacgagccTCTCTACAAAATACTATCAGATCATGCTGGCACAGGGTATCTGTGTTGGTATTGGGGCCGGCTTCTTGTTCGTCCCATCAGTTGCGCTTCTGCCGCAATATTTTCACAAGAGACGAGCTTTGGCAAATGGCGTTGCTGCATCGGGCAGCAGTATTGGCGGAGTCCTCATCCCCATCATGTTTCGGCAACTCGAAATAAGGATAGGATTCCCTTGGGCGACCCGCGTCATCGCCTTTCTTTCTCTATCAACTTGCGCTATTTCGATTGGTGTCATGCGACAGCGCTTCAGaccaaaggagaagagagccctgctgcagctttctGCATTCAGAGAAGCTCAGTATTCGCTCTTTTGTTTGGCCTGCTTTTTAGGCTTCCTGGGTTTCTACAACTTCTTAGTATATGTGCAGCCGTTTGCAATTGATGCCGGGATTGTGGATGCTAATCTGGGATTCTATCTTCTTGCCATCTTGAATGCTACGTCAACATTTGGCCGCTTCGGCCCAAATTTTGTTGCCGACTATATCGGTTCACTCAACGTTCTCTGTCCGGCATTGACCATTACGGCTGTTTTAGCATATTGCTGGATTGCTGTAAACAGCACGTCGGCAATTATCGCGCTTTCGGCGTTATACGGCTTCTTTTCGGGAGGGTTTGTGTCTTTGATAGCGGTGGTCATGATGGAGATCACTCCAGACATCAGCACGCTAGGAACTCGGCTGGGTATGTGCTTTGCGCTTGAGTCCATTGGGCTACTTATCGGAACTCCAATTGGAGGGACCATAATCAGCCGTACTGGGTCGTATCTTGGCGTGCAGTTGTTCTGTGGCTCATGTCTTGCTGCCTGTGCTGTAATTCTCATCACCATTCGGCTGCTGCGGAGTGGGCCGACACTTATGTACAAGACATAA
- a CDS encoding uncharacterized protein (EggNog:ENOG41~TransMembrane:9 (n11-19c27/28o37-58i70-94o100-124i171-197o209-229i236-256o268-287i299-320o332-355i)~SMCOG1106:major facilitator transporter~antiSMASH:Cluster_4.4), translated as MLAKKFGASRALPLMMLTFGSMTLCTAATQNFGGIFAVRWFLGMAESAFFPTVIYYLTTFYRRGELARRLAIFYAASNIANAFSGLLAFGVFHIKDSKIFVWRYLFIIEGGVTFLFAIFAYFYLPRSASEAKFLTEEQRSLAFHRIQVDSSSEVSEKFDFKDAIKIFTKPWAYGFLLIEICLGVPIQSVSLFLPQIIARLQFSTVKTNLYTVAPNVTGAVMLLVLAFASDFTRLRFPFIVLGFLLSFIGFIIYASIDDVTKQLHVAYFATFMMCWGTSAPSVLLSTWYNNNIAHEGRRITLTSVGVPLANVMGLVSSNIFRTQDAPRYEPALITTACFGAAGALIALCMGLFMIWDNKRRDRQQGVKIDPRDIPTSRLRDGPSAPEFRWFL; from the coding sequence ATGCTCGCCAAGAAATTCGGAGCTTCTCGCGCCCTGCCTCTCATGATGCTCACCTTTGGCTCCATGACGCTTTGCACGGCCGCCACGCAAAActttggcggcatcttcgccgTCCGCTGGTTCCTGGGAATGGCCGAGTCCGCCTTCTTCCCCACCGTCATCTACTACCTGACCACCTTTTACCGCCGTGGCGAGCTCGCCCGTCGCCTGGCCATCTTCTACGCCGCGTCCAACATTGCCAACGCCTTCTCTGGCCTGCTCGCGTTTGGCGTTTTCCACATCAAGGACAGCAAGATCTTTGTCTGGCGCtacctcttcatcatcgagGGCGGCGTCACTTTCctctttgccatctttgcctaCTTCTATCTGCCCCGCAGCGCCTCCGAGGCCAAGTTCCTCACCGAAGAGCAGCGCTCCCTGGCCTTTCACCGTATCCAGGTCGATTCCTCCTCCGAGGTCTCGGAGAAGTTCGACTTCAAGGACGCCATCAAGATCTTCACCAAGCCCTGGGCTTATGGCTTCCTGCTCATCGAAATCTGCCTCGGCGTGCCCATCCAGTCCGTCTCACTCTTCTTGCCCCAGATCATTGCGCGACTCCAGTTTTCCACCGTCAAGACGAACTTGTATACCGTTGCCCCCAACGTCACCGGCGCCGTCATGCTTCtcgtcttggcctttgcctcGGATTTCACGCGCCTGCGTTTCCCCTTTATCGTGCTCGGCTTCTTGCTGTCCTTTATCGGCTTCATCATCTATGCATCCATCGACGACGTCACCAAGCAGCTGCACGTTGCCTACTTTGCCACGTTCATGATGTGCTGGGGCACTTCAGCTCCCTCCGTCCTCCTCTCTACTTGGTATAACAACAACATTGCTCACGAAGGCCGTCGTATCACTCTTACTTCTGTCGGTGTGCCTCTCGCCAACGTCATGGGTCTTGTTTCCAGCAACATTTTCCGAACCCAAGACGCCCCTCGATATGAGCCTGCGCTCATCACTACGGCTTgctttggtgctgctggcgcgcTCATTGCTCTCTGCATGGGCCTGTTTATGATTTGGGACAACAAGAGACGTGATCGCCAGCAGGGTGTTAAGATTGATCCTCGTGATATTCCCACTTCACGACTGAGGGATGGTCCCAGCGCCCCTGAGTTCAGATGGTTTTTGTAA
- a CDS encoding uncharacterized protein (antiSMASH:Cluster_4.4~SMCOG1006:acyl-CoA dehydrogenase) has protein sequence MACSVNSRYWPLSRWLTSSYKTTCRAIAIRASHRPFSSTSHNSLMETTGFTETQLTVRQAVSEVCSNFPNTYWREHDQNEQDPKEFHAALARGGWLGIALPENLGGSGLGISEATMMMQTVAESGAGMAGAQSIHANVYATQPLAKFETDEQLRETIPGIISGKWRTCFGVTEPNAGLDTLRLSTMAKREGDEYVISGQKIWTTCGQVASKMILLARTTPYEEAQRPSEGLSLFCIDLDRTQPSLSMRKIKKMGGRAVDANEVFFDNYRTPANTLIGKEGQGFKIVLHGMNAERCLLAGEALGLGYAALTRAASYARERIVFQRPIGMNQGVAHPLADAYMHLEAAKLATYHAARLYDASKTDSSITQKAIGVAANSAKYLAAEAAFVACERAVLAHGGMGYAAEYDVERWFRECLVPRLAPVSREMILNYVGEKALGLPKSY, from the coding sequence ATGGCTTGTTCTGTAAACTCGCGATATTGGCCATTAAGCCGCTGGTTAACAAGCTCTTATAAAACAACATGTCGTGCCATCGCTATCAGAGCTAGCCACAGGCCATTTTCATCAACCTCTCATAACAGTCTCATGGAAACAACGGGCTTCACCGAGACTCAGCTTACGGTCCGCCAAGCAGTCAGCGAAGTCTGCTCCAACTTCCCCAATACATACTGGCGAGAGCACGACCAGAATGAGCAAGATCCCAAGGAATTCCATGCGGCTCTGGCACGAGGCGGATGGCTAGGCATTGCCCTCCCAGAGAATCTCGGAGGCTCTGGCCTGGGCATCTCTGAAGccacgatgatgatgcagacAGTTGCCGAGTCTGGCGCTGGAATGGCCGGTGCGCAGTCTATCCACGCAAATGTCTATGCAACGCAGCCACTGGCAAAGTTTGAAACGGACGAGCAGCTGCGGGAAACAATCCCGGGAATCATCTCGGGAAAATGGCGGACGTGCTTTGGTGTAACGGAGCCGAATGCCGGACTAGATACACTGCGGCTGTCCACCATGGCGAAGCGAGAGGGCGACGAGTATGTCATTTCGGGACAAAAGATTTGGACAACGTGCGGGCAGGTAGCATCCAAGATGATTCTATTGGCCCGGACTACGCCGTATGAGGAGGCACAGAGACCCAGTGAGGGCCTTTCACTCTTCTGCATCGACTTGGACCGTACTCAGCCCAGCTTATCAATGCGGAAGATTAAGAAAATGGGCGGCAGAGCCGTCGATGCCAATGAAGTCTTTTTCGACAACTACCGTACTCCTGCCAATACTCTGATTGGgaaagaaggccaaggcttCAAGATTGTTCTTCACGGCATGAACGCTGAGAGGTGTCTCTTGGCAGGAGAGGCTCTCGGCCTAGGCTATGCGGCGTTGACTCGAGCCGCATCGTATGCCCGCGAGAGAATCGTCTTTCAGCGCCCCATTGGCATGAATCAGGGTGTTGCGCATCCCCTGGCCGATGCGTATATGCACTTGGAGGCAGCCAAGCTGGCAACTTACCACGCAGCGAGGCTGTATGATGCGAGCAAGACAGACTCATCCATCACACAGAAGGCTATTGGTGTAGCAGCTAATAGTGCAAAGTATCTCGCTGCAGAGGCTGCTTTTGTGGCTTGCGAGAGAGCGGTGCTGGCTCATGGAGGGATGGGATATGCCGCTGAGTATGATGTAGAGCGGTGGTTTAGAGAGTGCCTGGTGCCACGACTTGCGCCGGTGAGTAGGGAGATGATTTTGAATTATGTTGGAGAAAAGGCTCTTGGGCTACCAAAGAGCTATTAA
- a CDS encoding uncharacterized protein (EggNog:ENOG41~antiSMASH:Cluster_4.4): MGSSKLTPSPSPAKGDAKKSRAKHACRECNIRRVRCDVTEKQPCSNCLAAGASCEILPSRRGRYPRRSRRLLQHFQPPIEAGSSLRAYPTPFDAPPPRDSMQDASNLRNNAPQDSEDSQGQEVEESSPSPVPGTRFYGESSFLTLVPSDEEEISSRSYASRGNNANSHKQRFTFPLPATPQSTSQTTEGRTDLSPGTMRYLRNEGALTLPDLQSCLPALEAYFNWFHPSWPLLDRAQIARRLANATSFSSVDISRMLLQAMLFIGATYCDAATIRAMGFEDRYQAKTTFYTRTRMLFHADWEKDETVLIQSLFLMSFWRGAPTDVRDVRYWLGIAITLAESYGFHRSSRSMSKDSHTARMRRRIWWTVYVRERQAAASLGLPSRIRDEDCDIEPLSPSDWETDNSGPDSPFGSCLPEHVTYAIKMVEIAKLLGKIIDVHFVPGNASLSVTSSNTLRDLNISLEAWRESLPEHIKYSPEEGSDSVWTCLLHLAYNHLKILIHRNSFLRLESTTPGSQIVLKAACRISRIAEDMCTQGILRYGQMHLITSIFSALCIHTITIRRGTGLTRRLAEHRAETCLLCLKEVQKYWRINNNTLDLFLQYLDRSIAARLHGMQPDAPVPPFPKC; encoded by the exons ATGGGCTCCTCGAAACTCACGCCTTCGCCATCCCCGGCCAAGGGAGACGCCAAAAAGTCGCGGGCCAAGCACGCATGTCGCGAGTGCAACATCCGCCGAGTGCGCTGCGATGTGACGGAGAAGCAGCCGTGCTCAAACTGCCTGGCCGCGGGGGCGAGTTGCGAGATTCTGCCCTCGCGCAGAGGAAG ATACCCTCGGAGATCTCGCCGGCTACTACAGCACTTTCAGCCTCCAATTGAAGCCGGCAGCTCTCTCAGAGCGTATCCAACTCCCTTTGATGCGCCGCCTCCCAGAGATTCAATGCAGGATGCTTCCAATCTACGAAACAATGCGCCTCAGGACTCTGAGGACTCTCAGGGCCAGGAAGTTGAGGAATCTTCACCGAGTCCGGTGCCGGGCACTCGTTTCTACGGCGAATCAAGCTTTCTCACTCTCGTTCCcagcgacgaggaggaaATTTCCAGTCGGTCTTACGCCTCGAGAGGCAACAACGCCAATAGCCATAAACAGCGCTTCACATTTCCCCTGCCGGCCACGCCACAGTCGACTTCTCAGACCACCGAGGGCCGTACCGATCTCAGTCCCGGGACAATGCGCTATCTGCGCAACGAGGGCGCATTAACACTCCCGGATCTTCAGAGCTGTCTGCCAGCCTTGGAAGCGTACTTTAACTGGTTTCATCCGAGCTGGCCCCTTCTAGATAGAGCGCAGATAGCGCGACGACTGGCAAATGCCACTTCCTTCTCGTCGGTAGATATATCCCGGATGCTGTTGCAGGCAATGCTCTTCATCGGCGCGACGTACTGTGACGCAGCAACCATCCGAGCCATGGGGTTCGAAGACAGATATCAGGCCAAGACGACATTCTACACAAGAACCAGGATGCTCTTCCACGCCGATTGGGAAAAGGACGAAACGGTGCTGATCCAGTCGCTGttcttgatgagcttctgGAGAGGAGCGCCAACGGATGTGAGAGATGTGCGGTACTGGCTTGGAATTGCAATTACGCTTGCTGAATCGTATGGATTCCATCGCTC ATCCCGCTCCATGTCCAAAGACTCACACACAGCTCGAATGAGACGAAGAATCTGGTGGACAGTCTACGTAAGGGAGCgacaagcagcagcgtctttgGGACTTCCCAGCAGAATAAGAGACGAAGACTGTGACATTGAGCCGCTCAGCCCATCAGACTGGGAAACAGACAACAGTGGCCCCGACTCTCCCTTTGGCTCGTGTCTACCGGAGCACGTTACATACGCAATCAAGATGGTCGAAATTGCCAAGTTAC TGGGAAAAATCATTGATGTTCATTTCGTCCCTGGCAACGCTTCACTATCTGTGACTTCATCAAACACTCTTCGAGATCTCAACATCTCTCTTGAAGCTTGGAGAGAAAGTCTCCCAGAACACATCAAATACTCTCCAGAGGAAGGCTCTGATTCTGTATGGACATGTCTCCTTCATCTCGCATATAA CCATCTCAAGATCCTGATACACAGGAACAGCTTCCTGCGCCTTGAGTCTACCACGCCTGGCTCGCAAATTGTCCTTAAAGCGGCTTGTCGTATCAGCCGCATTGCCGAAGACATGTGTACTCAAGGGATACTCCGTTACGGACAAATGCATCT CATCACAAGCATCTTTTCTGCTCTTTGCATCCACACCATTACAATCCGCCGAGGCACCGGTCTTACGAGACGCCTTGCCGAACATCGCGCCGAAACATGCCTCCTTTGCTTGAAAGAAGTCCAAAAGTACTGGcgcatcaacaacaacacgCTCGATCTCTTCTTACAGTACCTCGACcgctccatcgccgccagACTACACGGCATGCAGCCCGATGCCCCCgtccccccctttcccaaGTGCTAG
- a CDS encoding uncharacterized protein (TransMembrane:1 (o221-240i)), which translates to MSPSADSSAAAAQVDRPSRPLIKGIYVPTVAFFDSETDELDIKTVSRHAVRLAKAGVSGLAVQGSNGEAVHLALDERSAITRTTRAALDAAGFTSMPLIVGCGAQSIIEAVKLCRDAAANGGDYALVLPPSYYAGLFDSSTVESYFVGVADASPIPIIIYNYPGATPGIDINSDTLVRLSRHANIVGCKFTCGNTGKLGRVAAAVKASGENFQCFAGSSDFLLASMAAGAVGVIGGLANVSPRANVRLFKLAEAGPEKAAEATALQSVLGAGDWVAIQTGVVGVKAALQAYFGYGGFARRPLPRPDDVKVKGIADGMKEMMDVENALPDVA; encoded by the coding sequence ATGTCTCCTTCTGCGGATTCctctgctgcggcggctcaGGTTGATCGTCCCTCACGACCTCTCATTAAGGGAATCTACGTGCCCACTGTAGCCTTTTTCGACAGCGAGACAGATGAGCTGGACATTAAGACGGTATCACGGCACGCCGTCCGTCTTGCAAAGGCTGGTGTGTCTGGCCTTGCCGTCCAGGGATCCAACGGTGAAGCAGTCCACCTGGCTTTGGACGAGCGCTCAGCCATCACGCGGACCACCAGAGCTGCTCTCGATGCCGCGGGCTTCACATCCATGCCCCTGATTGTCGGCTGCGGCGCCCAGTCCATCATCGAGGCCGTGAAGCTATGCCGCGACGCAgcggccaatggcggcgaCTAcgcgctggtgctgcccCCGAGCTACTACGCCGGTCTGTTTGATAGCTCGACGGTCGAGAGCTACTTTGTCGGCGTGGCTGATGCCTCgcccatccccatcatcatctaCAACTACCCCGGCGCCACGCccggcatcgacatcaaCTCGGACACGCTGGTCCGTCTGAGCCGCCACGCCAACATCGTGGGCTGCAAGTTCACCTGCGGCAACACGGGCAAGCTGGGCCGCGTGGCTGCTGCGGTCAAGGCCTCGGGCGAGAACTTCCAGTGCTTCGCCGGCAGCTCTGACTTCTTGCTGGCGTCCATGGCCGCCGGCGCCGTTGGAGTCATTGGCGGCCTGGCCAACGTCTCGCCCCGAGCCAATGTGCGACTCTTCAAGCTTGCAGAGGCTGGTCCCGAGAAGGCGGCCGAGGCTACAGCGCTTCAATCTGTTCTGGGTGCGGGAGACTGGGTTGCGATCCAGACGGGCGTTGTTGGCGTCAAGGCAGCGCTTCAGGCGTACTTTGGATATGGAGGATTTGCCCGAAGGCCGCTGCCGAGGCCAGACGATgtcaaggtcaagggcaTTGCGGACGGcatgaaggagatgatggatgtgGAAAATGCGCTGCCTGATGTTGCGTAA
- a CDS encoding uncharacterized protein (EggNog:ENOG41~antiSMASH:Cluster_4.4): MGSQDVDNTVSKDMGTDHLDQVESQKDGFMEETARVVDHPAERALCFKFDIRILPILALMYLFNALDKGNLGNAQTKGLSTGTHPPPYLVMVSNYKKNTKN, translated from the exons ATGGGGTCTCAGGACGTCGACAACACCGTGTCCAAGGACATGGGCACCGACCATCTCGACCAAGTGGAAAGCCAGAAAGATGGCTTCATGGAAGAGACTGCGCGCGTCGTCGACCATCCCGCCGAGCGTGCTCTGTGCTTCAAGTTTGATATCCGGATCCTGCCCATCCTGGCCCTGATGT ACCTCTTCAATGCACTCGACAAAGGAAACTTGGGCAACGCCCAGACCAAAGGCCTCAGCACCGGTACGCATCCTCCCCCCTATCTTGTGATGGTATcaaattataagaaaaacaccaaaaactAA
- a CDS encoding uncharacterized protein (EggNog:ENOG41), giving the protein MLYAEIDAMLRGADRLSLKAKELGVQIPTLVVSAGASPTALSVQNLLGGQDEAQDSETGTPELKAAVTELSELFKTVKSKGHAVEIHAGVYPTLDLQQLAAHSLSSSTLSWRDIALTVVAEVHGVYPGRGDNGTDEALIGAGGLALGREFCKAYDGMAMVTPWGRKGVELPTCDVEDHEGWTVGRFSQEHGILTWAAGKGRREKETQPRDAMEAGQKVRLWPNHACITSSHFGWYFVVDEDRKGHEDEIVDVWIKARGW; this is encoded by the coding sequence ATGCTCTATGCGGAGATTGATGCCATGCTGAGAGGTGCGGACAGGCTCTCTCTGAAGGCGAAGGAGTTGGGGGTTCAGATCCCGACGCTGGTGGTTTCTGCGGGAGCTTCTCCTACGGCACTGTCGGTGCAGAATCTACTCGGTGGACAAGATGAGGCTCAGGATAGTGAGACGGGCACGCCGGAGCTCAAGGCGGCGGTAACGGAACTCTCAGAGCTCTTCAAGACGGTCAAGAGCAAAGGGCACGCCGTCGAGATCCACGCAGGCGTCTACCCAACGCTcgatctgcagcagctcgccgccCACAGcctgtcgtcgtcgacgcTCTCGTGGCGCGACATTGCCCTCACCGTCGTGGCCGAGGTGCACGGCGTGTATCCCGGCCGCGGCGACAACGGCACGGACGAGGCGCTCATTGGCGCGGGTGGCCTGGCGCTGGGTCGCGAGTTCTGCAAAGCCTACGATGGCATGGCGATGGTGACGCCGTGGGGGCGCAAGGGCGTGGAATTGCCGACGTGCGATGTGGAGGATCATGAGGGCTGGACGGTGGGCAGGTTCTCGCAGGAGCACGGCATCTTGACGTGGGCGGCGGGCAaggggaggagggagaaggagacgCAGCCACGGGATGCGATGGAGGCGGGACAGAAGGTGAGGCTGTGGCCGAACCATGCGTGCATCACGAGTAGTCACTTTGGGTGGTATTTCGTGGTGGATGAGGATAGGAAGGGTCATGAGGACGAGATTGTGGATGTTTGGATCAAGGCCAGGGGGTGGTAG
- a CDS encoding uncharacterized protein (EggNog:ENOG41~antiSMASH:Cluster_4.4), producing MSEKVPVLTSNAPKPLPGIYSQAIKAAGLVFVSGAVPMDPVTMELIPGDIQAHTHQCIKNLSAILEAAGTSLDKVVKVNVFLSDMADFAKMNEVYSTYWGDVKPCRTCVAVKTLPLNTDVEIECTALL from the exons ATGTCTGAAAAGGTCCCCGTCCTCACCTCCAACGCCCCCAAGCCCCTCCCCGGCATCTACAGccaggccatcaaggccgccggcctcgtcttTGTCTCTGGCGCCGTGCCCATGGACCCCGTTACCATGGAGCTCATTCCCGGTGACATCCAGGCTCACACT CATCAATGCATCAAGAACCTGTCTGCCATTCTCGAGGCCGCCGGCACCTCGCTCGACAAGGTCGTCAAGGTCAACGTCTTCCTGTCCGACATGGCCGACTTTGCCAAGATGAACGAGGTCTACAGCACCTACTGGGGCGATGTCAAGCCCTGCCGAAC ATGTGTCGCCGTCAAGACTCTGCCCCTAAACACCGACGTCGAGATTGAGTGCACTGCTCTTCTGTAG
- a CDS encoding uncharacterized protein (EggNog:ENOG41~TransMembrane:1 (o209-233i)~antiSMASH:Cluster_4.4), which translates to MDIPDLFGLFDIEGDFNLQSECDAFLQTPETTTSHVAHLTPALDAGAHTPEQEEIPQQRQRRYAPRSRQGCLTCRARRKRCDAHHPVCRNCTRLNAECRWPDKLQISDCSSSAKALRNRDVATTTRSNLEFPGSQTNYAGVNFVADAYPTAFTTTNESIPRSLPIDAIPGRPSSPTKASLERHLLTYYIHTFIPQVTVVQSSSNFFTSLYIPMAFHCVGVMDAIVACAAAHLAKSVRGPEKTRELNSVAIQRQQRARDFITEHTERPEHSGSGEYKLEVVVILLLLIGLEAQTGGRSLRWMQRVNCVRQLLQTYSTATAKRWSAWEIDCVHRHFLYHDVMALIMEDVLDPDTRANLSNRSGPFRDCAATLPAPQAQDALDQAMVTTPVSPELFQSENISQGVDCLLGLSRDLFDIITQLRDLPSRDSQDMDAPELLKLETDLSNWQYDKEMASNLDLNTRLDLIALAECHRLAAQILLYRRCPSRSYCLPHIASQIICTGFRITPTSAVVSVLTPVLFLAGAELNSEADMVLCAAKLKSIREASKMMNVVSVEEVLRVVWKERLQNGIQTDWLEILRARRWTFSLG; encoded by the coding sequence ATGGACATCCCTGATCTCTTTGGCCTGTTTGATATCGAAGGGGACTTCAATCTGCAGTCCGAATGCGATGCATTCCTGCAAACTCCAGAAACCACCACCTCACACGTGGCCCATCTCACTCCAGCCCTTGATGCCGGCGCTCATACTCCAGAGCAAGAGGAGATTCCTCAGCAGCGACAGAGACGCTATGCTCCGCGAAGCCGTCAAGGCTGCCTCACCTGCCGTGCTCGCCGGAAGCGTTGCGACGCTCATCATCCTGTTTGTCGCAATTGCACTCGCCTTAATGCAGAATGTCGATGGCCAGACAAGCTTCAGATTTCAGATTGTAGTAGTAGCGCAAAGGCTCTGAGAAATCGGGATGTGGCGACTACAACTCGCTCGAATTTGGAATTCCCCGGTTCTCAGACCAACTACGCCGGTGTTAATTTTGTAGCTGATGCATATCCCACAGCATTTACGACTACAAATGAAAGTATTCCCAGGAGTTTGCCCATAGATGCGATACCTGGGCGTCCATCCAGCCCTACTAAAGCTTCTCTCGAGCGCCACTTGTTAACTTACTATATACATACCTTCATCCCTCAAGTAACCGTCGTTCAGTCATCATCAAACTTCTTCACATCTCTATACATTCCCATGGCCTTCCATTGCGTCGGAGTCATGGACGCTATCGTAGCCTGTGCTGCGGCTCATCTTGCAAAGTCGGTGCGTGGACCGGAAAAGACTCGAGAGCTCAACTCAGTGGccatccagcgccagcaacgAGCGCGCGACTTCATAACAGAACATACGGAGCGACCCGAACACTCAGGATCGGGAGAATACAAACTCGAAGTTGTTGTAAtcctcttgctcttgatTGGGTTGGAGGCTCAGACGGGAGGCCGAAGTCTGAGGTGGATGCAACGGGTCAATTGTGTACGGCAATTGCTTCAGACCTACTCAACAGCTACGGCGAAAAGGTGGAGTGCGTGGGAGATTGATTGTGTTCACAGGCACTTTTTATATCATGATGTGATGGCCCTCATAATGGAGGATGTGCTGGACCCAGACACGCGGGCGAATCTGTCGAATAGAAGCGGTCCTTTTAGAGACTGCGCTGCAACTCTCCCGGCACCACAAGCACAAGATGCGTTGGACCAGGCCATGGTCACGACACCTGTCTCTCCAGAGCTTTTTCAGAGCGAGAACATCTCTCAAGGCGTTGATTGCCTCCTTGGCTTGTCCCGGGATTTGTTCGACATCATCACTCAGCTGCGAGATCTCCCCAGTCGAGACTCGCAGGACATGGATGCTCCTGAATTGCTCAAACTTGAAACTGATCTTTCAAATTGGCAGTACGATAAAGAAATGGCATCGAATTTGGATCTCAATACCCGCTTGGATCTGATTGCCCTTGCTGAATGTCATCGTCTTGCCGCGCAGATCCTGCTCTATCGGCGATGTCCCAGCCGATCTTATTGTTTACCACATATAGCATCACAGATCATCTGTACTGGTTTCAGAATAACCCCGACCAGCGCGGTAGTGTCTGTTTTGACCCCGGTTCTATTCTTGGCTGGTGCTGAGCTGAATTCTGAGGCGGACATGGTACTGTGTGCAGCAAAACTCAAAAGCATTAGGGAGGCCAGCAAGATGATGAATGTAGTCTCTGTAGAAGAGGTACTTCGAGTTGTCTGGAAAGAACGATTGCAGAATGGGATTCAAACGGATTGGCTAGAGATTCTACGAGCTCGGAGA